The genomic DNA TACAGCATTAATAAAATACTGCATTGTGGCTTATATCGTGATTATATTCTTTTAGCAGTCATTTTGATAAATAATTTTATCTATTATCATGTGATGTTTTATGTAACTATAGAAACTTCATCGCTACCTatacaattttaaagaaatagccatgaattaatttttatttgcaaCGGTAATGAGTACATGTATGGAGAAAAATCTTGAATTGGTAGTAAGGTAAAATTGGAAAACAGTACTAAAATAAACTACAGAAGCCAAATGTGGGACAACTTACTATTATGTGtttcaggaaataaaactgtaaaacaaaaaagcaatagtCTATTTATGTTTACATACAAGGTGCATCTACCTCCAGAATAACATCTATTTACTATTTCCGGAAGCACAAATGAAATGAAGTAGCCAGAACAGAAGGcacaaaaaataatttgattGGAAAAGTCTGCCTTATATGACTGGTTGACAGGTAAGTCTAACATACCCCAATTCTGGGTAACTTgggaacattttaaaattaaataattttcacaCTGATTTTTATCACTTATGCGCTATCCAGTCACCTGCATAAGTGTATTTGTTCCCATTTTAACAAAAGTGAACATtaagaaaagacatttcatgcaattcTAGAAAATGTAGGGTTAGTACTCTGGTGTGTATTTTGTAGTATCATATTTAGGGACCTAAAAATTCCTATATTCATTTGTCTCTCTAAACCTTAAAATGATGTATTATGAAAATAAGAAGTAGTaaacttaacagaaaataaattgtcAATTAAGCCACATAACTTGGCACCGTTTTAACATGACAAATTTAgccaacaaatgaatgaaaaaatttcttatttatttattcagggtAACGCATCCACTTGGACCCAGTTCACCACTGTCTTTTCCTTCACTGCCAGGGATTTTAATATGTTCTTCTAAGAAACAAACACAACGATGTGATTGGGTGAATtgtattttaattctgtttttaaaacctgtaaatgaaaactgaaatgtCAGGGTCAACATCAGATTTACACTCACACGGGACTCAGTTGAAAAATGTGACTGAAGTCACCACATTTATACTGATGGGCTTCACAAATGACTTTGAGGTGCAAGTCttcttatttttactatttctagcAATCTATATTTTTACTCTGGTAGGAAATTTGGGGATGGTTATTTTAGTCATTGGAGATTCCCATCTCCACAACCCGATGTACTATTTTTTGAGTGTGTTATCATTCTTGGATGCCTGCTATTCTTCAGTTATCACTCCAAAAATGTTGGTCAATTTCTTATCAGAGAATAAATCCATCTCATTCCTTGGATGTGCAGCACAAATGTGTCTCTTTATTACTTTTGGAACCACAGAGTCCTTTCTCTTGGCAGCAATGGCATATGATCGCTATGTGGCAATCTACAATCCTCTCCTGTATTCAGTGAGCATGTCACCCAGAGTTTATGTGCCACTCATCATTTTCTGCTATGTTGGTGGCATCCTGCATGGTATTTTGCACACAGTAGCCACATTTAGTCTCTCCTTCTGTGCATCCAATGAAGTCAGACATGTCTTCTGTGACATCCCTCCTCTCCTCGCTCTTTCTTGCTCTGACACTCACATAAACCAGCTTTTAGTCTTCTACTTTGCAGGCTCTATTGAGATATCCACTATCCTGATAGTCCTGATCTCTTATGGTTTCATTCTGGTGGCCATTCTGAGGATGCATTCTGCTGAAGGGAGGCGAAAAGTCTTTTCTACGTGTGGCTCTCACTTAACTGGAGTATCCATTTTTCATGGAACAGTTCTCTTCATGTATGTGAGACCAACTTCCAGCTACTCTTTGGACCAGGACATGATAGTGTCTGTATTTTACACCATTGTGATTCCAATGCTGAATCCCATGATCTATAGCTTGAGGAACAAAGGTGTAAAAGATGCAATGAAAAGAGTGTTTGGAAAAAATTGGGATCTTGATAAAGTGCACTTTtcacattaaatattaaattaagacTGATGTTCATTATCTTCCTATCATAAAATTGATTCAAGTGTTCTTAGTTTATTagtgtttttctatttctcttgcatattttaaaataaagatcatagtAAATCCAACATGTATGCAGTTTTTACACATGCATAAACCATGTCATCCATTTGCCTCTTAGATATGTCTATCTC from Manis pentadactyla isolate mManPen7 chromosome 9, mManPen7.hap1, whole genome shotgun sequence includes the following:
- the LOC130684840 gene encoding olfactory receptor 1102-like, producing the protein MSGSTSDLHSHGTQLKNVTEVTTFILMGFTNDFEVQVFLFLLFLAIYIFTLVGNLGMVILVIGDSHLHNPMYYFLSVLSFLDACYSSVITPKMLVNFLSENKSISFLGCAAQMCLFITFGTTESFLLAAMAYDRYVAIYNPLLYSVSMSPRVYVPLIIFCYVGGILHGILHTVATFSLSFCASNEVRHVFCDIPPLLALSCSDTHINQLLVFYFAGSIEISTILIVLISYGFILVAILRMHSAEGRRKVFSTCGSHLTGVSIFHGTVLFMYVRPTSSYSLDQDMIVSVFYTIVIPMLNPMIYSLRNKGVKDAMKRVFGKNWDLDKVHFSH